A region of Chiroxiphia lanceolata isolate bChiLan1 chromosome 23, bChiLan1.pri, whole genome shotgun sequence DNA encodes the following proteins:
- the ARHGEF12 gene encoding rho guanine nucleotide exchange factor 12 isoform X1, with protein MSGTQSTITDRFPLKKPTRPRHGSILSRESPADKKQKVERCSSTHDFDPTESSSKKTKSSSEESRSETYGLVQRCVVIQRDENGFGLTVSGDNPVFVQSVKEDGAAMRAGVQTGDRIIKVNGTLVTHSNHLEVVKLIKSGSYVALTVQGRPPGSPQIPLADSEVDLAGFGHMSPIMTSPHSPGTSGNAERITSPVLMGEENNIVHNQKVEILRKMLQKEQERLQSLQEEYGRSPTPRLLKEIQEAKKHIPQLQEQLSKATGCTQDGVLSSRSVSESLQISEGEAESGDCGSKLDCSGDSPSRPNSDIADSPRSGLKERIYPDESPEKPEVQDTDSQSSVGSPLSRVGTQIIGAEDDDFDTEQEQINGQCSCFQNIELLKSRPAHLAVLLHHVVSQFDPAALLCYLYTDLYKQTNSKETRRVFLEFYQFFLDRAANLKVPVPDEISLELDRRRPELLPEELHRQFIQTMQDKVCPEVQRNLEDFRQKRSMGLTLAEGELTKLDAERVRDRNAVEKERTCAEQILAKIEEVLMTSQPLEEDKSSTMQYVILTYMKHLGVKVKEPRNLEQKRGRIGFLPKIKQSIKKEKEGEEKGKRRGFPNILGPPRRPSRHDSSAIGRAMEMQKPRHPKHLPTASSVSPEPPDSSKIRQSGSSSDGTDAPYPPANPMSPLAMGPFSSPEGSKDSEPGLKQPGEAPPASDSMDGTPRTPNTTFEFPSPLENLQEEEGESERMVDMGTPKPFRKMDSVGFADVQSEDELYDFDMDMDPPNWQQLVSREVLMGLKPYEIKRQEVINELFYTERAHVRTLKVLHNVFYQRVTREGILNSSDKRKIFSNLEDILGLHVALNDQMKTVRKRNETSVIGQIGEDLLSWFSGAAEEKLKHATATFCSNQPFALEVIKSRQKKDSRFQTFVQDAESNPLCRRLQLKDIIPTEMQRLTKYPLLLDNIAKYTELSEEKEKVKKAADHCRQILNHVNQAVKESENKQHLEDYQRRLDLSYLKQSEDPMMDEFRNLDLTKRKMLHEGPLTWKVNRDKTIDLYTLLLEDILVLLQKQDDKLVLKCHSKILASTADSKHTFSPIIKLNTVLVRQVATDNKAFFVISMSENGAHIYELVAQTVSEKNVWQDLIAQMAGTVKMGSARRVIPLPQSGPGEEEREEEEQQKLKEQHDIPASSLQSPDKDLGLESPLILNTQSSSPIMSEKAKVGGLLVSEGQFEKVQQAELTLKDSSACYEHTATSSPSLSEGQWARDALRNLGLLRQLLVQQFGLAEKGTLEERQRFPRFRTVSQEAQTESGNELQHSDGDKFQPGSDRTLPTAEESTAGYGLRTSAESPAPGDALQLVGRDPRPSGNLGTDRGSGTPEVSTLELEGVGAEESGEHFFDAREAHSDENPSESELMERKEEEEVQIRISGNYLILDGYGTVQESSTDEEVSSLVLQCTGGGRAPLDSARQHPLSPRDARSDGGGSPFPEEMLASRWGGVEESCSFMASPPLPLEIRVQLMQYIQNIEDALEKLKEVEEDYTILRRQGLAGSASTGEHSDKS; from the exons GTCTGGTTCAGCGGTGTGTCGTGATCCAGCGGGATGAGAACGGATTCGGGCTGACGGTCAGCGGAGACAACCCGGTCTTCGTGCAGTCCGTCAAGGAAG atgGAGCAGCCATGCGGGCTGGAGTGCAAACAGGGGATAGAATTATCAAG gtgaACGGCACCCTCGTAACACACTCGAACCATTTGGAGGTGGTAAAGCTGATCAAGT CGGGTTCCTATGTAGCTCTCACTGTCCAGGGGCGCCCACCAGGGTCGCCCCAGATTCCCTTGGCTGATTCTGAAGTGGATCTGGCAGGATTTGGGCATATGTCTCCCATCATGACATCTCCCCACTCACCTGGCACATCAGGAAATGCAGAAAGGATCACCAGCCCAGTGCTTATGGGG GAGGAGAATAATATTGTCCACAACCAGAAGGTGGAGATTCTGAGGAAGATGCtacagaaggagcaggagaggctgcag TCCCTCCAAGAGGAGTACGGCCGGTCCCCCACCCCCCGCCTGCTCAAGGAGATCCAGGAGGCCAAAAAGCACAttcctcagctgcaggagcagctctccaAAGCCACGGGCTGCACTCAG GATGGAGTCCTGTCCTCCAGGTCTGTGTCGGAGTCGCTGCAGATCAGCGAGGGGGAGGCAGAGAGTGGGGACTGCGGGAGCAAACTGGATTGCAGTGGGGACAGCCCCTCCAGACCCAACAGTGACATTGCTGAT AGTCCTCGCAGTGGCTTGAAGGAGAGGATTTATCCAGATGAGAGCCCAGAAAAGCCTGAGGTTCAAGATACT GATTCCCAGTCCAGTGTTGGAAGTCCTTTATCCCGAGTGGGGACTCAGATCATTGGAGCAGAGGATGATGACTTTGACACGGAACAGGAGCAG ATTAATGGACAGTGCAGCTGCTTCCAGAACATCGAGCTCCTGAAGTCTCGCCCAGCTCACCTGGCTGTTCTCCTGCACCACGTGGTGTCTCAGTTTGATCCTGCAGCACTG CTGTGCTACCTTTACACAGACCTGTACAAACAGACCAACTCCAAAGAGACCCGGAGAGTCTTCCTGGAGTTTTACCAGTTCTTCCTGGACAGAGCTGCA aATCTCAAAGTTCCAGTTCCAGATGAAATCTCCTTGGAACTAG ACAGAAGAAGGCCAGAACTCCTTCCTGAAGAGCTTCACCGCCAGTTCATCCAGACTATGCAAGATAAAGTGTGCCCAGAAGTGCAGAGGAATCTGGAAGATTTCAG GCAGAAACGGAGCATGGGATTGACCCTGGCCGAGGGGGAGCTCACCAAGCTGGACGCGGAGCGAGTGCGGGACAGGAACGCGGTGGAGAAGGAGAGGACCTGTGCAGAGCAGATCCTTGCTAAAATCGAGGAGGTCCT gatgacATCTCAGCCTTTGGAAGAAGACAAGAG CTCCACGATGCAATATGTGATCCTTACCTACATGAAACACTTGGGAGTCAAAGTGAAGGAGCCTCGGAACCTGGAGCAGAAACGGGGCCGTATTGGTTTCCTGCCAAAGATCAAG CAAAGTatcaagaaagagaaagaaggagaggaaaaagggaagagaagaggctTTCCAAATATTCTGGGCCCACCGAGGAGACCGAGTCGACACGACAGCAGTGCAA TTGGCAGAGCCATGGAGATGCAGAAGCCCAGGCACCCAAAGCACTTACCCACAGCCTCTTCTGTGAGCCCAGAGCCCCCAGATTCCAGCAAGATCCGCCAGAGTGGCTCCTCCAGTGATGGCACAGATGCTCCATACCCACCTGCCAACCCCATGTCCCCCTTGGCAATGGGgcccttctcctctccagaggGAAGCAAGGACAGCGAACCAG GTTTGAAGCAGCCTGGAGAAGCTCCACCTGCCAGTGACTCCATGGATGGCACACCCCGCACACCCAACACCACCTTTGAATTCCCATCTCCTCTGGAAaacctgcaggaggaggagggagagtcAGAGAG AATGGTTGACATGGGAACACCGAAGCCTTTTCGCAA GATGGACAGTGTTGGCTTTGCAGATGTGCAGAGTGAAGATGAGCTCTATGATTTTGACATGGACATGGACCCTCCCAACTGGCAGCAGCTCGTGAGCAGGGAAGTGCTGATGGGGCTCAAACCCTATGAAATCAAGCGCCAAGAAGTGATTAATG agCTGTTTTACACAGAGCGAGCCCACGTCCGCACGCTGAAGGTCCTGCACAACGTCTTCTACCAACGTGTGACCAGGGAAGGGATCCTCAACTCCAGTGACAAACGCAAAATCTTCTCCAATCTGGAGGACATCCTTGGCCTTCATG ttgcACTGAATGATCAGATGAAAACTGTCCGGAAAAGGAACGAGACTTCTGTCATTGGCCAAATTGGGGAAGACTTGCTTTCCTGG TTTagtggagcagcagaggagaagctGAAACATGCCACTGCCACGTTCTGCAGTAACCAGCCCTTTGCCCTGGAGGTCATCAAGTCCCGCCAGAAGAAGGACTCGCGTTTCCAGACCTTCGTGCAG GATGCTGAGAGCAATCCCCTGTGCCGCCGGCTGCAGCTGAAGGATATAATTCCCACGGAGATGCAGAGGTTGACAAAGTACCCCCTTCTGCTGGATAACATTGCTAAGTACACAG AGCTGTctgaagagaaggagaaagtgaagaaagcCGCGGATCACTGTCGTCAGATCCTCAACCACGTGAACCAGGCTGTCAAAGAGTCAGAGAACAAGCAG catttgGAAGATTATCAGCGTCGACTCGACCTGTCCTACCTGAAGCAGTCTGAGGATCCCATGATGGATGAGTTCAGG AACTTGGACctaacaaagagaaaaatgctcCATGAAGGGCCTCTGACTTGGAAGGTGAATCGTGACAAAACCATTG ATCTCTAcactctgctgctggaggacaTTCTGGTGCTGTTGCAGAAACAAGATGATAAACTGGTGCTGAAGTGCCACAGTAAGATCTTGGCCTCCACAGCCGACAGCAAACACACCTTCAGCCCCATCATCAAACTCAACACCGTCCTGGTTCGCCAGGTGGCAACAG ATAACAAAGCTTTCTTCGTCATCTCCATGTCAGAGAACGGCGCTCACATTTACGAGCTGGTGGCACAGACTGTCTCAGAAAAGAACGT GTGGCAGGACCTCATAGCCCAGATGGCAGGGACTGTGAAAatgggcagtgccaggagagTGATTCCACTCCCACAGTCAGGCCCTGGAGA ggaggagcgtgaagaagaggagcagcagaagctcAAGGAGCAGCATGACATTCCTGCCAGTAGCCTCCAAAGCCCAG ATAAAGACTTGGGGCTGGAATCTCCCCTCATACTCAACACTCAGTCCTCTTCACCCATCATGTCTGAAAAGGCCAAGGTGGGAGGCCTGCTGGTGTCTGAAGGGCAGTTTGAGAAggtgcagcaggcagagctgacCCTCAAAGACTCCTCTGCATGTTATGAACACACAGCCACCAGTTCCCCCTCGCTGTCAGAGGGGCAGTGGGCACGGGATGCATTAAGGAACT TGGGTTTGCTGAGGCAGCTGTTGGTGCAGCAGTTTGGCCTGGCTGAGAAGGGCACCCTGGAAGAGCGGCAGCGCTTCCCCAGGTTCAGGACTGTCTCCCAGGAAGCCCAGACGGAGAGCGGGAACGAGCTCCAGCACTCGGACGGCGACAAATTCCAGCCTGGCTCGGACAGAACACTGCCCACAGCTGAGGAGTCCACAGCTGGTTATGGCCTCCGGACTTCAGCTGAGTCTCCAGCCCCAGGGGATGCCCTGCAGCTGGTGGGGAGAGACCCCAGGCCCAGTGGGAATTTGGGAACGGACCGCGGGAGCGGGACCCCGGAGGTTTCCAccctggagctggaaggggTGGGGGCCGAGGAGAGCGGGGAGCACTTTTTTGATGCTCGGGAGGCTCACAGCGATGAAAACCCCTCTGAGAGCGAACtgatggagaggaaggaggaagaggaggtgcaAATACGGATCTCAG GAAATTATTTGATCCTCGATGGATATGGAACAGTGCAGGAGAGCTCCACGGACGAGGAGGTGTCCTCCCTGGTCCTCCAGTGCACGGGGGGTGGCCGGGCCCCCTTGGACTCTGCCCGGCAGCACCCGCTGTCCCCCCGGGACGCGCGGTCGGACGGAGGGGGCTCCCCGTTCCCGGAGGAGATGTTGGCCTCGCGCTGGGGGGGAGTGGAAGAGTCCTGCTCCTTCATGGCAAGCCCTCCCCTGCCTCTGGAGATCCGTGTGCAGCTCATGCAGTACATCCAGAACATTGAGGATGCCCTTGAAAAGCTAAAG gaggtggaggaggacTACACCATTCTGCGACGCCAAGGGCTGGCTGGCTCAGCCTCCACGGGAGAGCACTCAG aCAAAAGCTAG
- the ARHGEF12 gene encoding rho guanine nucleotide exchange factor 12 isoform X2, protein MSGTQSTITDRFPLKKPTRHGSILSRESPADKKQKVERCSSTHDFDPTESSSKKTKSSSEESRSETYGLVQRCVVIQRDENGFGLTVSGDNPVFVQSVKEDGAAMRAGVQTGDRIIKVNGTLVTHSNHLEVVKLIKSGSYVALTVQGRPPGSPQIPLADSEVDLAGFGHMSPIMTSPHSPGTSGNAERITSPVLMGEENNIVHNQKVEILRKMLQKEQERLQSLQEEYGRSPTPRLLKEIQEAKKHIPQLQEQLSKATGCTQDGVLSSRSVSESLQISEGEAESGDCGSKLDCSGDSPSRPNSDIADSPRSGLKERIYPDESPEKPEVQDTDSQSSVGSPLSRVGTQIIGAEDDDFDTEQEQINGQCSCFQNIELLKSRPAHLAVLLHHVVSQFDPAALLCYLYTDLYKQTNSKETRRVFLEFYQFFLDRAANLKVPVPDEISLELDRRRPELLPEELHRQFIQTMQDKVCPEVQRNLEDFRQKRSMGLTLAEGELTKLDAERVRDRNAVEKERTCAEQILAKIEEVLMTSQPLEEDKSSTMQYVILTYMKHLGVKVKEPRNLEQKRGRIGFLPKIKQSIKKEKEGEEKGKRRGFPNILGPPRRPSRHDSSAIGRAMEMQKPRHPKHLPTASSVSPEPPDSSKIRQSGSSSDGTDAPYPPANPMSPLAMGPFSSPEGSKDSEPGLKQPGEAPPASDSMDGTPRTPNTTFEFPSPLENLQEEEGESERMVDMGTPKPFRKMDSVGFADVQSEDELYDFDMDMDPPNWQQLVSREVLMGLKPYEIKRQEVINELFYTERAHVRTLKVLHNVFYQRVTREGILNSSDKRKIFSNLEDILGLHVALNDQMKTVRKRNETSVIGQIGEDLLSWFSGAAEEKLKHATATFCSNQPFALEVIKSRQKKDSRFQTFVQDAESNPLCRRLQLKDIIPTEMQRLTKYPLLLDNIAKYTELSEEKEKVKKAADHCRQILNHVNQAVKESENKQHLEDYQRRLDLSYLKQSEDPMMDEFRNLDLTKRKMLHEGPLTWKVNRDKTIDLYTLLLEDILVLLQKQDDKLVLKCHSKILASTADSKHTFSPIIKLNTVLVRQVATDNKAFFVISMSENGAHIYELVAQTVSEKNVWQDLIAQMAGTVKMGSARRVIPLPQSGPGEEEREEEEQQKLKEQHDIPASSLQSPDKDLGLESPLILNTQSSSPIMSEKAKVGGLLVSEGQFEKVQQAELTLKDSSACYEHTATSSPSLSEGQWARDALRNLGLLRQLLVQQFGLAEKGTLEERQRFPRFRTVSQEAQTESGNELQHSDGDKFQPGSDRTLPTAEESTAGYGLRTSAESPAPGDALQLVGRDPRPSGNLGTDRGSGTPEVSTLELEGVGAEESGEHFFDAREAHSDENPSESELMERKEEEEVQIRISGNYLILDGYGTVQESSTDEEVSSLVLQCTGGGRAPLDSARQHPLSPRDARSDGGGSPFPEEMLASRWGGVEESCSFMASPPLPLEIRVQLMQYIQNIEDALEKLKEVEEDYTILRRQGLAGSASTGEHSDKS, encoded by the exons GTCTGGTTCAGCGGTGTGTCGTGATCCAGCGGGATGAGAACGGATTCGGGCTGACGGTCAGCGGAGACAACCCGGTCTTCGTGCAGTCCGTCAAGGAAG atgGAGCAGCCATGCGGGCTGGAGTGCAAACAGGGGATAGAATTATCAAG gtgaACGGCACCCTCGTAACACACTCGAACCATTTGGAGGTGGTAAAGCTGATCAAGT CGGGTTCCTATGTAGCTCTCACTGTCCAGGGGCGCCCACCAGGGTCGCCCCAGATTCCCTTGGCTGATTCTGAAGTGGATCTGGCAGGATTTGGGCATATGTCTCCCATCATGACATCTCCCCACTCACCTGGCACATCAGGAAATGCAGAAAGGATCACCAGCCCAGTGCTTATGGGG GAGGAGAATAATATTGTCCACAACCAGAAGGTGGAGATTCTGAGGAAGATGCtacagaaggagcaggagaggctgcag TCCCTCCAAGAGGAGTACGGCCGGTCCCCCACCCCCCGCCTGCTCAAGGAGATCCAGGAGGCCAAAAAGCACAttcctcagctgcaggagcagctctccaAAGCCACGGGCTGCACTCAG GATGGAGTCCTGTCCTCCAGGTCTGTGTCGGAGTCGCTGCAGATCAGCGAGGGGGAGGCAGAGAGTGGGGACTGCGGGAGCAAACTGGATTGCAGTGGGGACAGCCCCTCCAGACCCAACAGTGACATTGCTGAT AGTCCTCGCAGTGGCTTGAAGGAGAGGATTTATCCAGATGAGAGCCCAGAAAAGCCTGAGGTTCAAGATACT GATTCCCAGTCCAGTGTTGGAAGTCCTTTATCCCGAGTGGGGACTCAGATCATTGGAGCAGAGGATGATGACTTTGACACGGAACAGGAGCAG ATTAATGGACAGTGCAGCTGCTTCCAGAACATCGAGCTCCTGAAGTCTCGCCCAGCTCACCTGGCTGTTCTCCTGCACCACGTGGTGTCTCAGTTTGATCCTGCAGCACTG CTGTGCTACCTTTACACAGACCTGTACAAACAGACCAACTCCAAAGAGACCCGGAGAGTCTTCCTGGAGTTTTACCAGTTCTTCCTGGACAGAGCTGCA aATCTCAAAGTTCCAGTTCCAGATGAAATCTCCTTGGAACTAG ACAGAAGAAGGCCAGAACTCCTTCCTGAAGAGCTTCACCGCCAGTTCATCCAGACTATGCAAGATAAAGTGTGCCCAGAAGTGCAGAGGAATCTGGAAGATTTCAG GCAGAAACGGAGCATGGGATTGACCCTGGCCGAGGGGGAGCTCACCAAGCTGGACGCGGAGCGAGTGCGGGACAGGAACGCGGTGGAGAAGGAGAGGACCTGTGCAGAGCAGATCCTTGCTAAAATCGAGGAGGTCCT gatgacATCTCAGCCTTTGGAAGAAGACAAGAG CTCCACGATGCAATATGTGATCCTTACCTACATGAAACACTTGGGAGTCAAAGTGAAGGAGCCTCGGAACCTGGAGCAGAAACGGGGCCGTATTGGTTTCCTGCCAAAGATCAAG CAAAGTatcaagaaagagaaagaaggagaggaaaaagggaagagaagaggctTTCCAAATATTCTGGGCCCACCGAGGAGACCGAGTCGACACGACAGCAGTGCAA TTGGCAGAGCCATGGAGATGCAGAAGCCCAGGCACCCAAAGCACTTACCCACAGCCTCTTCTGTGAGCCCAGAGCCCCCAGATTCCAGCAAGATCCGCCAGAGTGGCTCCTCCAGTGATGGCACAGATGCTCCATACCCACCTGCCAACCCCATGTCCCCCTTGGCAATGGGgcccttctcctctccagaggGAAGCAAGGACAGCGAACCAG GTTTGAAGCAGCCTGGAGAAGCTCCACCTGCCAGTGACTCCATGGATGGCACACCCCGCACACCCAACACCACCTTTGAATTCCCATCTCCTCTGGAAaacctgcaggaggaggagggagagtcAGAGAG AATGGTTGACATGGGAACACCGAAGCCTTTTCGCAA GATGGACAGTGTTGGCTTTGCAGATGTGCAGAGTGAAGATGAGCTCTATGATTTTGACATGGACATGGACCCTCCCAACTGGCAGCAGCTCGTGAGCAGGGAAGTGCTGATGGGGCTCAAACCCTATGAAATCAAGCGCCAAGAAGTGATTAATG agCTGTTTTACACAGAGCGAGCCCACGTCCGCACGCTGAAGGTCCTGCACAACGTCTTCTACCAACGTGTGACCAGGGAAGGGATCCTCAACTCCAGTGACAAACGCAAAATCTTCTCCAATCTGGAGGACATCCTTGGCCTTCATG ttgcACTGAATGATCAGATGAAAACTGTCCGGAAAAGGAACGAGACTTCTGTCATTGGCCAAATTGGGGAAGACTTGCTTTCCTGG TTTagtggagcagcagaggagaagctGAAACATGCCACTGCCACGTTCTGCAGTAACCAGCCCTTTGCCCTGGAGGTCATCAAGTCCCGCCAGAAGAAGGACTCGCGTTTCCAGACCTTCGTGCAG GATGCTGAGAGCAATCCCCTGTGCCGCCGGCTGCAGCTGAAGGATATAATTCCCACGGAGATGCAGAGGTTGACAAAGTACCCCCTTCTGCTGGATAACATTGCTAAGTACACAG AGCTGTctgaagagaaggagaaagtgaagaaagcCGCGGATCACTGTCGTCAGATCCTCAACCACGTGAACCAGGCTGTCAAAGAGTCAGAGAACAAGCAG catttgGAAGATTATCAGCGTCGACTCGACCTGTCCTACCTGAAGCAGTCTGAGGATCCCATGATGGATGAGTTCAGG AACTTGGACctaacaaagagaaaaatgctcCATGAAGGGCCTCTGACTTGGAAGGTGAATCGTGACAAAACCATTG ATCTCTAcactctgctgctggaggacaTTCTGGTGCTGTTGCAGAAACAAGATGATAAACTGGTGCTGAAGTGCCACAGTAAGATCTTGGCCTCCACAGCCGACAGCAAACACACCTTCAGCCCCATCATCAAACTCAACACCGTCCTGGTTCGCCAGGTGGCAACAG ATAACAAAGCTTTCTTCGTCATCTCCATGTCAGAGAACGGCGCTCACATTTACGAGCTGGTGGCACAGACTGTCTCAGAAAAGAACGT GTGGCAGGACCTCATAGCCCAGATGGCAGGGACTGTGAAAatgggcagtgccaggagagTGATTCCACTCCCACAGTCAGGCCCTGGAGA ggaggagcgtgaagaagaggagcagcagaagctcAAGGAGCAGCATGACATTCCTGCCAGTAGCCTCCAAAGCCCAG ATAAAGACTTGGGGCTGGAATCTCCCCTCATACTCAACACTCAGTCCTCTTCACCCATCATGTCTGAAAAGGCCAAGGTGGGAGGCCTGCTGGTGTCTGAAGGGCAGTTTGAGAAggtgcagcaggcagagctgacCCTCAAAGACTCCTCTGCATGTTATGAACACACAGCCACCAGTTCCCCCTCGCTGTCAGAGGGGCAGTGGGCACGGGATGCATTAAGGAACT TGGGTTTGCTGAGGCAGCTGTTGGTGCAGCAGTTTGGCCTGGCTGAGAAGGGCACCCTGGAAGAGCGGCAGCGCTTCCCCAGGTTCAGGACTGTCTCCCAGGAAGCCCAGACGGAGAGCGGGAACGAGCTCCAGCACTCGGACGGCGACAAATTCCAGCCTGGCTCGGACAGAACACTGCCCACAGCTGAGGAGTCCACAGCTGGTTATGGCCTCCGGACTTCAGCTGAGTCTCCAGCCCCAGGGGATGCCCTGCAGCTGGTGGGGAGAGACCCCAGGCCCAGTGGGAATTTGGGAACGGACCGCGGGAGCGGGACCCCGGAGGTTTCCAccctggagctggaaggggTGGGGGCCGAGGAGAGCGGGGAGCACTTTTTTGATGCTCGGGAGGCTCACAGCGATGAAAACCCCTCTGAGAGCGAACtgatggagaggaaggaggaagaggaggtgcaAATACGGATCTCAG GAAATTATTTGATCCTCGATGGATATGGAACAGTGCAGGAGAGCTCCACGGACGAGGAGGTGTCCTCCCTGGTCCTCCAGTGCACGGGGGGTGGCCGGGCCCCCTTGGACTCTGCCCGGCAGCACCCGCTGTCCCCCCGGGACGCGCGGTCGGACGGAGGGGGCTCCCCGTTCCCGGAGGAGATGTTGGCCTCGCGCTGGGGGGGAGTGGAAGAGTCCTGCTCCTTCATGGCAAGCCCTCCCCTGCCTCTGGAGATCCGTGTGCAGCTCATGCAGTACATCCAGAACATTGAGGATGCCCTTGAAAAGCTAAAG gaggtggaggaggacTACACCATTCTGCGACGCCAAGGGCTGGCTGGCTCAGCCTCCACGGGAGAGCACTCAG aCAAAAGCTAG